A genomic region of Candidatus Methylacidithermus pantelleriae contains the following coding sequences:
- a CDS encoding IS1634 family transposase: MYVREIRTHRNGKVYRQVVVRESYRVGKKVKTRNLANLSRLPVETQEVVRASLKGQKLVPLEGLQVEEVLDYGGLVVLEEAWRRWGLEEVLAGVRSERKRRLIKAMIFGRILFPSSKCALRNIPRGTVLPELCGVEEKDLEEEELYGAMDGLNGVWSQVEKKLYRENSLRGTSLVLYDLPRGYLEGTNPQGLARYGHSRDHRGDPCPVLLAIATNAQGVPIHVEVLRANRADSKTLVGLLVTLQRRFGIREATFVFDGGMQNRRNLAALKERGLPYVTRTDQEKLQELVRDLPKDRQLCLTDRSQVREVESNGVRYVIAGGEWQAFRDRAQRESRLARAKEVLAQITKGIGQGADPAKLGRRVGWVLSRLEAHKYFQYGVDPEGRFWWKLNRERIQEDEAIDGWYLLETNLSPPEASPAEIVTHYKRLAEVESAFSQLKSSLELRPVYHWGPATQVRNPIRIFFLAYWLTARLRAEWVSKGFHEEVSPTLRRLQAIRVTRLLSEGKCQRRMLCELPRELSELVQKLGLLPLFSHGPKWIT, translated from the coding sequence ATCGCAACGGCAAGGTGTACCGGCAGGTGGTGGTTCGGGAGTCCTACCGGGTGGGCAAAAAGGTGAAGACACGGAATTTGGCCAATTTGAGCCGGCTGCCGGTCGAAACGCAGGAGGTTGTTCGGGCGAGCTTGAAAGGGCAGAAGCTTGTCCCCTTGGAGGGCTTACAGGTGGAGGAGGTGTTGGATTATGGGGGGTTAGTGGTACTGGAAGAGGCATGGCGAAGGTGGGGTCTAGAGGAAGTGCTTGCAGGCGTGAGATCGGAGCGGAAGCGGCGGTTAATCAAGGCGATGATTTTTGGGCGGATTCTTTTTCCCTCTTCGAAGTGTGCGTTGCGGAACATACCAAGGGGGACGGTTTTACCGGAACTCTGCGGGGTGGAAGAAAAGGACTTGGAGGAAGAGGAGCTGTACGGGGCGATGGATGGGTTAAACGGGGTCTGGAGCCAGGTGGAAAAGAAGCTCTATCGCGAAAATTCCCTGCGGGGGACAAGTCTTGTCCTGTATGATCTTCCCCGTGGGTACCTTGAGGGGACAAACCCGCAGGGACTAGCCCGTTACGGACACAGCCGGGACCACCGAGGGGATCCGTGCCCAGTGCTTCTTGCGATTGCGACCAATGCTCAAGGAGTTCCGATCCATGTGGAGGTTTTGCGGGCAAACCGAGCGGATTCGAAGACCCTTGTGGGGTTGCTCGTGACACTCCAACGACGGTTTGGGATCCGGGAGGCAACCTTCGTTTTTGATGGAGGAATGCAAAACCGCAGGAACTTGGCGGCGCTCAAGGAGAGAGGGCTTCCGTATGTCACTCGAACCGACCAGGAAAAGCTCCAAGAACTGGTTCGGGATCTTCCCAAAGATCGCCAGCTTTGCCTTACCGACCGGAGTCAAGTCAGAGAGGTGGAAAGCAATGGGGTTCGATATGTGATTGCTGGAGGAGAATGGCAAGCTTTCAGGGATCGGGCCCAGCGCGAAAGCCGGCTGGCTCGTGCCAAGGAGGTATTGGCCCAGATCACCAAAGGGATCGGGCAAGGAGCCGATCCGGCCAAACTGGGGAGGCGAGTCGGTTGGGTGCTCTCTCGGCTCGAAGCCCACAAATACTTTCAGTACGGGGTCGACCCTGAGGGCCGGTTCTGGTGGAAACTGAACCGGGAGCGGATCCAAGAGGACGAAGCAATCGATGGATGGTATCTCCTGGAGACGAATCTCTCCCCGCCCGAAGCTTCCCCCGCCGAGATCGTCACTCACTATAAGCGACTCGCGGAGGTTGAATCGGCCTTTTCCCAGCTCAAAAGCTCCCTGGAACTCCGTCCCGTGTATCACTGGGGGCCGGCGACCCAAGTCCGCAATCCCATCCGCATCTTTTTCCTGGCGTACTGGCTCACCGCCCGCCTCCGTGCGGAATGGGTCTCGAAAGGCTTCCACGAAGAGGTCTCCCCAACCCTTCGTCGCCTTCAAGCCATCCGCGTAACCCGGCTTTTGTCCGAAGGCAAATGTCAGCGGCGAATGCTTTGCGAATTACCCAGAGAATTAAGCGAGCTAGTCCAAAAACTAGGCCTGCTTCCTCTCTTTTCTCACGGGCCCAAGTGGATCACGTAG